Proteins encoded in a region of the Paramagnetospirillum magneticum AMB-1 genome:
- a CDS encoding ABC transporter ATP-binding protein — MTSVPKIELTGVHKAFGPKVVLDGIDLSVARGESVVVIGGSGTGKSVMLKCILGLLRPESGSIRIDGEDVVGMGPKDRDRIMKKFGMLFQGGALFDSLKVWENVAFGLIQGQKMERAKARDIAIEKLAQVGLAASTGELSPSELSGGMQKRVSLARAIATNPEIIFFDEPTTGLDPIMADVINDLIVKCCKEVGATALSITHDMASARKISDRIAMLYKGRLIWVGPAKDIDHSGNEYVDQFIHGRAVGPITMELRA, encoded by the coding sequence ATGACCAGCGTGCCGAAGATCGAACTGACGGGCGTGCACAAGGCCTTCGGCCCCAAGGTGGTGCTGGACGGCATCGACCTCAGCGTCGCCAGGGGTGAATCCGTGGTGGTGATCGGCGGATCGGGCACCGGCAAGTCGGTGATGCTGAAATGCATCCTGGGCCTGCTGCGCCCCGAGAGCGGCTCCATCCGCATCGACGGCGAGGACGTGGTCGGCATGGGGCCCAAGGACCGCGACCGGATCATGAAAAAGTTCGGCATGCTGTTCCAGGGCGGTGCGCTGTTCGACTCGCTCAAGGTGTGGGAGAACGTGGCCTTCGGCCTGATCCAGGGCCAGAAGATGGAGCGCGCCAAGGCCCGCGACATCGCCATCGAGAAGCTGGCTCAGGTGGGCCTTGCCGCCTCCACCGGCGAGCTGTCGCCGTCGGAGCTGTCGGGCGGCATGCAAAAGCGCGTGTCTTTGGCCCGCGCCATCGCCACCAACCCGGAAATCATCTTCTTCGACGAGCCCACCACCGGCCTCGATCCCATCATGGCCGACGTGATCAACGATCTGATCGTCAAGTGCTGCAAGGAAGTGGGCGCCACGGCGCTCAGCATCACCCACGACATGGCCTCGGCCCGCAAGATCTCCGACCGCATCGCCATGCTGTACAAGGGCCGCCTGATCTGGGTCGGCCCGGCCAAGGACATCGACCATTCCGGCAACGAATACGTGGATCAGTTCATCCACGGCCGCGCCGTGGGACCGATCACCATGGAGCTCAGGGCGTAG
- a CDS encoding CvpA family protein, with protein sequence MGNLNVTAVDVIVAVVLLGSAGFAFLRGFVQEVLSITSWVGAVFAALYGFPHAQPFFRAQIGTAIVADIAAGAALFLVTLLILSLLTKRVSDTVRKSALNSVDSSLGFVFGLARGAVLVSLAYMSAAWLFDSPEQQPDWLAQSRSRPWLMRGAATLQNLAPEGLGKAESKAKDASSEARQLMEAEKTFQKFISPQPAAPGARPASDGKTPVKADGKPAGKPDQAYDGESRTQMERLIRTNQ encoded by the coding sequence ATGGGGAACCTCAACGTCACCGCCGTCGACGTTATTGTCGCCGTGGTGTTGCTCGGCTCGGCGGGCTTCGCCTTCCTGCGCGGCTTCGTCCAGGAAGTGCTGTCCATCACCTCCTGGGTGGGCGCCGTCTTCGCGGCGCTGTATGGCTTTCCCCATGCCCAGCCCTTCTTCCGGGCCCAGATCGGCACGGCCATCGTGGCCGACATCGCCGCCGGCGCCGCCCTGTTCCTGGTGACCCTGCTGATCCTGTCCCTGCTGACCAAGCGGGTCTCCGACACCGTGCGAAAGAGCGCGCTCAATTCGGTGGATTCGTCGCTGGGCTTCGTCTTCGGTCTGGCGCGCGGCGCGGTGCTGGTTTCCCTGGCTTATATGTCGGCGGCCTGGCTGTTCGACAGCCCGGAACAACAGCCCGACTGGCTGGCCCAAAGCCGCTCGCGCCCGTGGCTGATGCGCGGCGCCGCGACGCTGCAAAATCTGGCGCCCGAGGGCCTGGGCAAGGCCGAGAGCAAGGCCAAGGACGCCTCGTCCGAGGCCCGCCAGTTGATGGAAGCGGAAAAGACCTTCCAGAAATTCATTTCGCCGCAGCCGGCCGCCCCCGGCGCCCGCCCGGCTTCCGATGGCAAGACCCCGGTCAAGGCCGACGGCAAGCCTGCGGGAAAGCCTGACCAGGCCTATGACGGCGAAAGCCGCACCCAGATGGAGCGGTTGATCCGCACCAATCAGTAA
- a CDS encoding VOC family protein, producing the protein MALLGHDHVNVVVTDMERSIRFYSALFGLGIVMDRPLSGEWFEQVTGLENARARCVILAAPDGTCRIELLQFKTRQPAEAPLPSTPGLRHLALRVDDLGTCLETLHRQFGQTVTATQVPDHIIRGGKGMCYIRDPDGAIIELCQYGLEQPEFR; encoded by the coding sequence ATGGCCCTGCTTGGTCACGACCACGTCAATGTGGTGGTCACCGATATGGAGCGCTCGATCCGCTTCTATTCGGCCCTGTTCGGCCTGGGCATCGTCATGGACCGCCCGCTGTCGGGCGAGTGGTTCGAACAGGTCACCGGCCTGGAGAACGCCCGGGCGCGCTGCGTCATTCTGGCCGCCCCCGACGGCACCTGCCGCATCGAGCTGCTGCAGTTCAAGACCCGGCAGCCGGCCGAGGCCCCCCTGCCCTCCACCCCGGGCCTGCGCCATCTGGCATTGCGGGTCGACGACCTCGGCACCTGCCTCGAGACCTTGCACCGCCAGTTCGGCCAGACCGTCACCGCCACCCAGGTTCCCGACCACATCATCCGGGGCGGTAAGGGCATGTGCTATATTCGCGATCCCGACGGCGCCATCATCGAATTGTGCCAGTACGGGCTGGAGCAGCCGGAGTTCCGCTGA
- a CDS encoding MlaE family ABC transporter permease, which yields MSNVLAPVGRVFLAFLAHVGRLSAFTAMAVSHTVRPPFYPRLILREFIEIGYFSLPVVGLTAVFTGMVLALQSYSGFSRFAAEGAVATVVVLSVTRELAPVLAGLMVAGRIGASMAAEIGTMRVTEQIDALTTLSTNPFKYLVAPRILAGTLMLPFLVLIADIIGVFGGYIVGVYKLGFNSATYIARTWEFLEPLDVISGLTKAAVFGFLITLMGCYNGYYSKGGAQGVGAATTNAVVSAAIMILVFNYVITAMFFGK from the coding sequence ATGAGCAATGTTCTCGCTCCCGTCGGCCGGGTCTTTCTGGCGTTTCTCGCCCATGTGGGCCGGCTGTCGGCCTTTACCGCCATGGCGGTGTCGCACACCGTCCGCCCGCCCTTCTATCCCCGGCTGATCCTGCGCGAGTTCATCGAGATCGGGTATTTCTCGCTGCCCGTGGTCGGCCTGACCGCCGTATTCACCGGCATGGTGCTGGCGCTGCAATCCTATTCCGGCTTCTCGCGCTTTGCCGCCGAGGGCGCCGTGGCCACGGTGGTGGTCCTCTCGGTGACCCGCGAACTGGCCCCGGTGCTGGCCGGGCTGATGGTGGCGGGGCGCATCGGCGCCTCCATGGCCGCCGAGATCGGCACCATGCGCGTCACCGAGCAGATCGATGCCCTGACCACGCTGTCGACCAATCCCTTCAAGTATCTGGTGGCGCCGCGCATCCTGGCCGGCACCCTGATGCTGCCCTTCCTGGTGCTGATCGCCGACATCATCGGCGTGTTCGGCGGCTATATCGTCGGCGTCTACAAGCTGGGCTTCAACTCGGCCACCTATATCGCCCGCACCTGGGAATTCCTCGAGCCGCTGGATGTGATCTCGGGCCTGACCAAGGCCGCCGTGTTCGGCTTCCTGATCACGCTCATGGGCTGCTACAACGGCTATTACTCCAAGGGCGGCGCCCAGGGCGTCGGCGCGGCCACCACCAACGCGGTGGTGTCGGCGGCCATCATGATCCTGGTGTTCAACTACGTCATCACCGCCATGTTCTTCGGGAAATGA
- a CDS encoding trypsin-like serine peptidase, whose protein sequence is MRRLVPGVVLLLLAAPAAAETRQLHGIKGDQDQRVRMVAQEFPWSAMGRLNFFSGHCSASLIGPRLIATAAHCLWNRRTQKPFPASSFTFVAGWDRGEYLRASKVTAIHAAPKWVLDGESRGLNSRADDWALMELEEPLGDEIGWIALGAPQAGMRVAVAGYGRDKAQVPLAHVGCRLTRQALPGVFIHDCDAVQGESGGPVLGWSEGELRLVAINVAVIPSQGEAGVAAAVDALRPLALRLGAATSTRAGPVSKPAGMDLSQSLR, encoded by the coding sequence ATGAGGCGGCTGGTGCCCGGTGTCGTGCTCTTGCTGCTGGCGGCGCCCGCCGCCGCCGAGACTCGGCAGCTTCACGGCATCAAGGGCGACCAGGACCAGCGGGTCCGCATGGTGGCGCAGGAATTTCCCTGGAGCGCCATGGGGCGGCTCAATTTCTTCAGCGGTCATTGCAGCGCCAGCCTGATCGGGCCGCGCCTGATCGCCACCGCCGCCCACTGCCTGTGGAACCGGCGGACCCAGAAGCCTTTTCCCGCCTCGTCGTTCACCTTCGTGGCCGGCTGGGACCGGGGGGAGTATCTGCGCGCCTCCAAGGTCACCGCCATCCACGCGGCCCCCAAATGGGTACTCGACGGCGAGTCCCGCGGGCTGAACAGCCGGGCCGACGACTGGGCGCTGATGGAGCTGGAGGAGCCGCTGGGCGACGAGATCGGCTGGATCGCCCTTGGCGCGCCGCAGGCCGGCATGCGGGTGGCGGTGGCCGGCTATGGCCGCGACAAGGCCCAGGTGCCCCTGGCCCATGTGGGCTGTCGCCTGACCCGTCAGGCTCTGCCCGGAGTGTTCATTCACGATTGCGACGCGGTGCAGGGCGAGTCCGGAGGTCCGGTCCTGGGCTGGAGCGAGGGGGAATTGCGTCTGGTGGCCATCAACGTGGCGGTCATTCCCTCTCAGGGGGAGGCCGGGGTGGCTGCCGCCGTCGATGCCCTGCGCCCGCTGGCCCTCCGTCTGGGGGCGGCCACATCCACCAGGGCAGGGCCGGTGTCAAAGCCTGCCGGAATGGATCTGAGTCAGTCCCTCAGGTAG
- the purF gene encoding amidophosphoribosyltransferase, with protein MLTTHPFDDDHLREECGVFGIFGHPEAAAHVALGLHALQHRGQEAAGIVSYDGTQFHNHRGLGHVEDNFGSETVIRKLKGSMAVGHVRYSTTGETLLRNVQPLFAEMEFGGLALGHNGNLTNAMALRRQLVRRGCLFQSTTDTEVIIHLIAISLYSTVEDRMIDALRQIEGAYSLVAATTNAVFGVRDPLGIRPLCLGRLDKAWILASESCALDIIGAEFVRDVEPGEIVVLTADGIRSVKPFTKRPSRLCIFEYIYFARPDSVVEGTSVYEARKRIGSELARESQVDADVVVPVPDSGVPAAIGFAAEAGIPFELGIIRNHYVGRTFIQPTDNIRNTGVKMKHNANRASLAGKRVILVDDSIVRGTTSRKIVEMVRQAGATEVHMRISSPPTTHSCYFGIDTPEREKLLAARYDVDGMAKLIGVDSLAFISIDGLYRAVGEPGRNAAEPQFCDACFTGDYPVEPTDYISAGTDNTKQLSLLTEDSH; from the coding sequence ATGCTGACCACCCACCCCTTCGACGACGACCATCTCCGCGAGGAATGCGGCGTGTTCGGCATTTTCGGCCATCCGGAAGCCGCCGCCCACGTGGCCCTGGGCCTGCACGCCCTGCAGCATCGCGGCCAGGAGGCGGCGGGCATCGTCTCCTATGACGGCACCCAGTTCCACAACCACCGCGGCCTGGGTCATGTGGAGGACAATTTCGGGTCCGAGACGGTCATCCGCAAGCTGAAGGGCTCCATGGCGGTGGGCCATGTGCGCTATTCCACCACGGGCGAGACCCTGCTGCGCAATGTGCAGCCGCTGTTCGCAGAGATGGAGTTCGGCGGTCTGGCGCTGGGCCACAACGGCAACCTGACCAATGCCATGGCGCTGCGCCGCCAGTTGGTGCGGCGCGGCTGCCTGTTCCAGTCGACCACCGACACCGAGGTGATCATCCACCTGATCGCCATCAGCCTGTATTCCACGGTCGAGGACCGGATGATCGACGCGCTGCGTCAGATCGAGGGCGCCTATTCCCTGGTGGCCGCCACCACCAACGCGGTGTTCGGGGTGCGTGATCCGCTGGGCATCCGGCCGCTCTGCCTGGGCCGGCTGGACAAGGCGTGGATCCTAGCCTCGGAATCCTGTGCCCTCGACATCATCGGCGCCGAATTCGTCCGCGACGTGGAGCCGGGCGAGATCGTGGTGCTGACCGCCGACGGCATCCGCTCGGTCAAGCCGTTCACCAAGCGCCCGTCGCGCCTGTGCATCTTCGAATACATCTACTTCGCCCGCCCCGATTCGGTGGTGGAGGGCACAAGCGTCTACGAGGCGCGCAAGCGGATCGGCAGCGAACTGGCCCGCGAAAGCCAGGTGGACGCCGACGTGGTGGTGCCGGTGCCCGATTCCGGCGTGCCGGCGGCCATCGGCTTCGCGGCCGAGGCGGGTATTCCCTTCGAGCTGGGGATCATCCGCAACCATTATGTGGGCCGGACCTTCATCCAGCCCACGGACAACATCCGCAATACCGGCGTCAAGATGAAGCACAACGCCAACCGGGCCTCCCTGGCCGGCAAGCGCGTCATCCTGGTCGACGATTCCATCGTGCGCGGCACCACCAGCCGCAAGATCGTCGAAATGGTGCGCCAGGCCGGCGCCACCGAGGTGCACATGCGCATCTCCAGCCCGCCGACCACCCATTCGTGCTATTTCGGCATCGACACCCCCGAGCGCGAGAAGCTGCTGGCGGCGCGCTACGACGTGGACGGCATGGCCAAGCTGATCGGCGTGGATTCCCTGGCCTTCATCTCCATCGACGGCCTGTACCGCGCCGTGGGCGAGCCCGGCCGCAACGCGGCCGAGCCGCAGTTCTGCGACGCCTGCTTCACCGGCGACTATCCGGTGGAGCCCACCGACTACATCAGCGCCGGCACCGATAACACCAAGCAGCTTTCCCTGCTGACCGAGGACAGCCACTGA
- the radA gene encoding DNA repair protein RadA, whose amino-acid sequence MAKSPSSQFVCQECGAVTRKWAGKCEACGAWNSITEEAAREEVPKGLTAGKGKRIEFVGLEGSAAPLARWLTGIGELDRVCGGGLVPGSCLLVGGDPGIGKSTLLLQATARLSSQISVAYISGEEAVDQVRMRAARLGYAKATVALASAGSLRDIIASLDQPDAPQVVVIDSIQTVYADNIESAPGTVSQVRACAAELIRLAKRRGFVLFLVGHVTKEGTIAGPRVLEHMVDTVLYFEGDRGHQFRILRAVKNRFGATDEIGVFEMTEGGLSEVANPSALFLAERRGNVSGSCVFAGMEGTRPMLVEIQALVAPSSLSSPRRAVVGWDTNRLSMVLAVLDARCGLALSGNDVYLNVAGGLRIAEPAADLAVAAALVSSASDVPVPADMVVFGEIGLSGEVRAVAQADTRLKEAAKLGFAQALVPARPRKDKGGGAAGAGSPLAIRSIGHLQDVLGLFRHE is encoded by the coding sequence TTGGCCAAGTCCCCATCCTCCCAGTTCGTCTGCCAGGAATGCGGTGCCGTCACCCGCAAATGGGCGGGCAAGTGCGAAGCCTGCGGCGCCTGGAACTCCATCACCGAGGAGGCGGCGCGCGAAGAGGTGCCCAAGGGCCTGACGGCGGGCAAGGGCAAGCGCATCGAATTCGTCGGCCTCGAAGGCTCGGCGGCACCGCTGGCCCGCTGGCTGACCGGCATCGGCGAACTGGACCGCGTGTGCGGCGGCGGGCTGGTGCCCGGCTCGTGCCTGCTGGTGGGCGGCGATCCCGGCATCGGTAAGTCCACTCTCTTGCTCCAGGCCACGGCCCGGCTGTCGTCCCAGATCTCGGTCGCCTATATCTCGGGCGAGGAGGCGGTGGATCAGGTGCGCATGCGCGCCGCCCGGTTAGGGTATGCCAAGGCCACCGTCGCCCTGGCCTCGGCCGGGTCGTTGCGCGACATCATCGCGTCGCTGGACCAGCCCGACGCCCCCCAGGTGGTGGTGATCGATTCCATTCAGACCGTCTATGCCGACAACATCGAATCGGCCCCCGGCACCGTCTCCCAGGTGCGCGCCTGCGCCGCCGAGTTGATCCGGCTGGCCAAGCGGCGGGGCTTCGTGCTGTTCCTGGTCGGCCACGTCACCAAGGAAGGCACCATCGCCGGCCCGCGCGTGCTGGAGCACATGGTCGACACCGTGCTGTATTTCGAGGGCGACCGGGGCCATCAGTTCCGCATCCTGCGCGCCGTCAAGAACCGCTTCGGCGCCACCGACGAGATCGGGGTGTTCGAGATGACCGAGGGCGGGCTGTCGGAAGTGGCCAACCCATCCGCCCTGTTCCTGGCCGAGCGGCGGGGCAACGTCTCGGGCTCTTGCGTCTTCGCCGGCATGGAAGGGACACGCCCCATGCTGGTGGAAATCCAGGCCCTTGTGGCGCCAAGTTCACTGTCTTCGCCGCGCCGGGCCGTGGTCGGCTGGGATACCAACCGCCTGTCCATGGTGCTGGCGGTGCTTGATGCCCGCTGTGGGCTTGCTTTGTCGGGCAATGACGTTTATTTGAACGTCGCCGGAGGATTGCGGATCGCCGAGCCGGCCGCCGACCTTGCCGTCGCCGCGGCCCTGGTGTCGTCCGCGTCCGACGTGCCCGTTCCCGCCGACATGGTCGTGTTCGGCGAGATCGGGCTGTCCGGCGAGGTCCGGGCGGTGGCCCAGGCCGATACCCGCCTGAAGGAAGCCGCCAAGCTCGGCTTCGCCCAGGCGCTGGTGCCGGCCCGGCCGCGCAAGGACAAGGGCGGAGGGGCTGCGGGCGCGGGGTCGCCCCTGGCTATCCGCTCCATAGGCCATTTGCAGGACGTGCTGGGGCTGTTCCGGCACGAGTGA
- a CDS encoding mitochondrial fission ELM1 family protein, producing MTAGTSENAEIWVLADDRAGNVAQCLGVAEALGVPFVVKTLRYDRLARPPNLLRGAGLTGVTAESRAVLAAPWPRLVIAAGRRTAPVARWIRRQCGAKLVQIMDPGFPGRGDFDLIVSPAHDRPGAGGNVLEVLGAPHRVTPERLAAEAEKWNPAFSALPRPWVAVIVGGATKNRPFPVEMAETLGRNVARLAGGMGGSVLLTTSRRTGAAQEAALARGLPEPRWLHLFSQGGDNPYFGFLALADAVVVTGDSVSMCCEACASAAPVFIWAPEGWAAPKHARLHAQLYQAGLARPLEGAASLEGWERPRLNAAEEVARAIRERLLP from the coding sequence ATGACGGCAGGGACGAGCGAGAACGCGGAAATCTGGGTGCTGGCCGATGATCGGGCCGGCAACGTCGCCCAATGCCTGGGGGTTGCCGAGGCCTTGGGAGTGCCGTTCGTGGTCAAGACGCTGCGCTATGACCGACTGGCCCGCCCGCCCAATCTGTTGCGCGGCGCCGGGCTGACCGGGGTGACGGCCGAGAGCCGGGCGGTCCTGGCCGCGCCCTGGCCGCGCCTGGTGATCGCCGCCGGGCGGCGCACCGCCCCCGTCGCCCGCTGGATCAGGCGGCAATGCGGGGCGAAGCTGGTGCAGATCATGGACCCGGGCTTTCCCGGGCGCGGCGATTTCGATCTGATCGTCTCTCCCGCCCATGACCGCCCCGGCGCCGGCGGCAATGTGCTGGAGGTGTTGGGAGCGCCCCACCGGGTGACGCCCGAACGCCTCGCCGCCGAGGCGGAGAAATGGAATCCGGCCTTCAGTGCGCTGCCGCGCCCCTGGGTGGCGGTGATCGTCGGCGGCGCCACCAAGAACCGGCCGTTCCCGGTAGAGATGGCCGAGACCCTGGGGCGCAATGTCGCCCGGCTGGCCGGCGGCATGGGCGGCTCGGTGCTGCTGACCACCAGCCGCCGCACCGGAGCGGCGCAGGAGGCGGCTCTGGCCCGGGGCCTTCCCGAGCCCCGCTGGCTGCACCTGTTCTCCCAGGGTGGCGACAATCCCTATTTCGGCTTTCTGGCCCTGGCCGACGCGGTCGTCGTCACCGGCGATTCGGTGTCCATGTGCTGCGAGGCCTGCGCGTCGGCAGCTCCGGTGTTCATCTGGGCGCCGGAGGGCTGGGCGGCCCCCAAGCACGCCCGCCTGCACGCCCAGCTCTATCAGGCCGGTCTGGCACGGCCGCTGGAGGGAGCGGCCTCGCTGGAGGGATGGGAGCGTCCGCGCCTCAACGCCGCCGAGGAGGTAGCCCGGGCGATCCGCGAGCGCCTGCTGCCATGA
- a CDS encoding O-acetyl-ADP-ribose deacetylase, producing the protein MDQSRTRVVEADITRLAVDAIVNAANSSLLGGGGVDGAIHRAAGPQLLEACRALCGCATGDARITPGFRLPARWVIHAVGPVWKGGEQGEADLLRSCYRRSLELAVEAGARTIAFPAISTGIYAYPKDEAARIAIAAVRSFLSGCDLLDEVVFCCFAPDSLDAHRRALYLRD; encoded by the coding sequence ATGGACCAATCCAGGACGAGGGTGGTCGAAGCCGACATCACCCGCCTTGCCGTGGATGCCATCGTCAACGCCGCCAATTCGTCGCTGCTGGGCGGCGGCGGCGTAGACGGGGCCATCCATCGGGCCGCCGGGCCGCAATTGCTGGAGGCCTGCCGGGCCTTGTGCGGCTGCGCCACCGGCGATGCTCGGATCACCCCCGGTTTCCGCCTGCCCGCCCGCTGGGTGATTCATGCGGTGGGGCCGGTGTGGAAAGGCGGTGAGCAGGGCGAGGCCGACTTGCTGCGCTCGTGTTATCGCCGCTCGCTGGAACTGGCGGTGGAGGCCGGGGCACGCACCATCGCCTTCCCGGCCATCTCCACCGGAATCTACGCCTACCCCAAGGACGAGGCCGCTCGCATCGCCATCGCGGCGGTGCGGTCATTCCTGAGCGGATGCGATCTCTTGGACGAGGTGGTGTTCTGCTGCTTCGCCCCCGACAGCCTGGACGCCCACCGGCGAGCGCTCTACCTGAGGGACTGA
- the alr gene encoding alanine racemase — MTDLARATALLTIDVAAIVANWKRLSALVAPAEASAVVKADCYGLGMDRIAPALFAAGCRSFFVACVNEGIALRRLLPGAMIHVLSGPMGGDEAEFAAHGLIPVLNSLSQMTGWASFAKKGSGAPAVAIHIDTGMSRLGLSEPELERLAAKPEILAAMRPILVMSHLACADDSDSPMNARQLTTLRRLASHLPALPQSIAASSGIFLGRGFHLGMVRPGAALYGLNPMPGRPNPMSQVIKLEGKIVQVRDVDSPQTVGYGATHRVEGKRRLAIVAVGYADGWFRSLSNRGHGMIGGVKVPVVGRVSMDLTTFDVTDVPVESAHPGGLIQLIGPGYGPDHLAAEADTIGYEVLTALGRRHLRRWIGTEGAAS, encoded by the coding sequence ATGACCGATCTTGCCCGCGCCACCGCCCTGCTGACCATCGACGTGGCGGCCATCGTCGCCAACTGGAAACGGCTGTCCGCCCTGGTGGCCCCTGCCGAGGCCTCCGCCGTGGTCAAGGCCGACTGCTACGGCTTGGGGATGGACCGCATCGCCCCCGCCCTGTTCGCCGCCGGCTGCCGTTCGTTCTTCGTCGCCTGCGTCAATGAAGGCATCGCGTTGCGCCGCCTGCTGCCGGGGGCCATGATTCACGTGCTCAGCGGGCCTATGGGCGGTGACGAGGCCGAGTTCGCCGCCCACGGACTGATCCCCGTCCTGAACTCCCTGTCCCAGATGACCGGCTGGGCCAGCTTCGCCAAGAAGGGCAGCGGCGCCCCCGCCGTGGCCATCCATATCGACACCGGCATGAGCCGCCTGGGCCTGTCCGAGCCGGAGTTGGAGCGTCTGGCCGCCAAGCCGGAGATCCTGGCCGCCATGCGCCCCATTCTGGTGATGAGCCATCTGGCCTGCGCCGACGACAGCGATTCGCCCATGAACGCCCGCCAGTTAACCACCCTGCGTCGGCTGGCCTCGCATCTGCCCGCCCTGCCCCAGTCCATCGCCGCGTCGTCGGGCATTTTCCTGGGCCGGGGCTTTCATCTTGGAATGGTGCGGCCCGGCGCGGCCCTCTACGGGCTCAATCCCATGCCGGGCCGCCCCAATCCCATGAGCCAAGTGATTAAACTGGAAGGAAAAATCGTCCAGGTCCGTGACGTTGACAGCCCCCAGACCGTTGGCTATGGTGCCACCCACCGCGTCGAGGGGAAGCGGCGGCTGGCCATCGTGGCCGTCGGCTATGCCGATGGCTGGTTCCGGTCCCTCTCCAATCGCGGACATGGCATGATCGGGGGGGTGAAGGTGCCGGTGGTCGGACGGGTTTCCATGGATTTGACCACCTTCGACGTCACCGACGTCCCGGTGGAGAGCGCCCATCCCGGCGGGTTGATCCAGTTGATCGGCCCCGGTTACGGCCCCGACCATTTGGCCGCCGAGGCCGACACCATCGGCTACGAGGTTCTGACCGCCCTGGGACGCCGCCATCTCCGTCGCTGGATCGGCACCGAGGGCGCCGCCTCATGA
- a CDS encoding SDR family NAD(P)-dependent oxidoreductase translates to MSGRLEGRVALVTGASRGIGAAVARRLAAEGAEIVAIARTQGALEELDDQIRKAGGKPLVLVPEDLCKPGLIEQVAAAIFQRWARLDILVGNAGAIGGGLTPVAQHAPDDWEEAFAVNVTANWRLIRACDPLLRMAPAGRAVFTTADAARHAEPFWGAYAASKAALETMVRTWAAEIANVTSVKANLLDPGVVATRLRSIAFPGEDPAKLAQPDDVAGAFLDLCLPDCTRQGEIIRTSP, encoded by the coding sequence ATGTCGGGACGCCTTGAGGGCCGCGTGGCCCTGGTCACCGGCGCCTCGCGCGGCATCGGAGCCGCCGTGGCCCGCCGCCTCGCCGCCGAGGGGGCAGAAATCGTCGCCATCGCCCGCACCCAGGGGGCGCTGGAGGAACTGGACGACCAGATCCGCAAGGCCGGCGGCAAGCCGCTGGTCCTGGTGCCGGAAGACCTGTGCAAGCCCGGCCTGATCGAGCAGGTGGCCGCCGCCATCTTCCAGCGCTGGGCGCGGCTGGACATTCTGGTGGGCAATGCCGGCGCCATCGGCGGCGGGCTGACCCCGGTGGCCCAGCATGCCCCCGATGATTGGGAAGAGGCCTTCGCCGTCAACGTCACCGCCAACTGGCGGCTGATCCGCGCCTGCGATCCCCTGCTGCGCATGGCGCCCGCCGGGCGTGCGGTGTTCACCACCGCCGACGCGGCGCGCCATGCCGAACCGTTCTGGGGCGCCTATGCCGCCTCCAAGGCGGCGCTGGAGACCATGGTCCGCACCTGGGCCGCCGAGATCGCCAACGTCACCTCGGTCAAGGCCAACCTGCTGGACCCCGGCGTGGTGGCGACGCGGCTGCGCTCCATCGCCTTCCCCGGCGAGGACCCGGCCAAGCTGGCACAACCGGACGATGTGGCCGGTGCTTTTCTCGACCTTTGCCTGCCGGACTGCACCCGCCAGGGCGAGATCATCCGGACTAGTCCGTAA